In the genome of Pseudomonadota bacterium, one region contains:
- a CDS encoding hemolysin III family protein, producing the protein MQIKFRQPVSGFTHAAGVLLSIIALIVMVTVDIRHKTAWNIVADSIFGSSLIMLYTASALYHLLPLKEKGINLLRQLDHTMIFILIAGTYTPFCLVTLRGPWGWSMLATIWGLAVAGIITKLVWKSAPRFFRVALYLLMGWLSLIMIYPLSQTALPGTLVWLLIGGLCYTVGAIFYALKWPDPFPKTFGFHEIWHLLVLGGSFSHFWAVFRYV; encoded by the coding sequence ATGCAGATAAAATTTCGTCAACCGGTCAGTGGCTTTACCCATGCAGCCGGAGTCCTCTTATCTATTATTGCCTTAATTGTCATGGTAACCGTTGATATCCGGCATAAAACCGCCTGGAATATTGTCGCGGATTCAATCTTTGGCAGCAGCCTCATTATGCTTTACACCGCCAGCGCCCTCTACCATCTCTTGCCGCTGAAAGAAAAGGGGATCAATCTCCTGAGACAACTTGATCACACAATGATTTTTATTCTGATCGCCGGGACCTACACCCCTTTTTGCCTGGTTACCCTGCGCGGACCCTGGGGTTGGAGCATGCTGGCAACCATCTGGGGGCTGGCAGTCGCCGGGATTATCACCAAACTGGTCTGGAAATCCGCCCCCCGTTTTTTCCGGGTCGCCCTTTATCTGCTTATGGGCTGGCTATCACTTATCATGATCTATCCCCTTTCGCAAACCGCCCTGCCAGGAACCCTTGTCTGGCTACTGATCGGCGGCCTGTGTTACACGGTGGGAGCCATATTCTATGCCCTGAAATGGCCCGATCCTTTTCCGAAAACATTCGGTTTTCATGAAATCTGGCACCTACTGGTGCTGGGTGGCAGTTTCAGCCATTTCTGGGCGGTGTTTAGATATGTATGA
- a CDS encoding insulinase family protein, producing MTTTPLEIGQSLHGFTVERLENIEELRCRAAVLTHEQTGARLIHLINDDPNNLFCIGFRTPVHDNTGVPHILEHSVLSGSRKFPLKDPFKELLKGSLQTFLNAMTYPDKTLYPVSSQVEVDFYNLVDVYCDAVFHPLLTRETFYQEGWHFDLPSADDPISIKGIVYNEMKGVFSDFHSHVARKTMGEFFPDTTYYYESGGEPEHITDLTYEQFRDFHQSYYHPSNAFIFLYGNLPTEKSLAFLQDNYLAAFNHREVDAEIRPQSHWSQPKKISITAPAAKEDDGTASVILAWMFGPGTDPLNALLGRILSRYLVGTQSSPLRRALIDSGLGEDLDDMTGFETELIQTFFAVGLRKTRPEHAKKISRLVTTTLKNEISSGMNEKLLEGAIRRTEFQLREIADSGHYPYNLMLADRCYRSWIYGGDPLAHLRFAAPLQRIKGEKSKGTAFFCNQLQKLLLDNPHHLVSVVTASAKMGEELGEQSSRQAARLTKDFGPQEKQFYLELTKKLQQQQATPPSSEALASLPKLDKNDLPAENQLTPTDHITLIDIPWYRHPLFTAGIVYLDLGFELNNLPETLLPYLPLYTQLISRCGAASLSYEDMATRISLGTGGIGCSHICMRHREKPDELVFKAFFHGKALPERFNELTDIFRDLFMEPKLKNPKLIKDILLEMRNDLQAAVLGSGHHFAVSQAAARLSKSAAIEEKLGGISQLRFLDQLLKKGDFTAIGSLMVSLHQQLINRNGCLVSMTNDQPQRYEKRLSELLRELPASPLEPSPTRFTPSADRSIRAIEISSSVNYVAQSWEINDGSAADLGILSLLARNLSTGLLWDKIRVEGGAYGGMAMVSGAHPVFSCASYRDPNLQRTLETFSTSLKTLGAGISTTEIDQSIIGSIGSIDAPKNPHSKGFGETIALVSGRSPAYRQQIREAILGGTAGRLGQKARQLLEEQQTAITVLGSISAFNQEEAKGIKLERQPLLTTDE from the coding sequence ATGACCACTACCCCCTTGGAAATCGGACAGTCACTGCACGGCTTTACCGTTGAACGACTGGAAAATATCGAAGAATTACGCTGTCGCGCCGCCGTCCTTACTCATGAGCAAACCGGAGCCCGGCTCATACACCTGATCAACGATGACCCCAACAACCTGTTCTGCATCGGTTTTCGCACCCCGGTTCACGACAATACCGGGGTTCCTCATATCCTGGAACATTCGGTACTCTCCGGCTCCCGCAAATTTCCCCTGAAAGACCCGTTCAAAGAACTGCTGAAGGGCTCCCTGCAGACCTTTCTCAATGCCATGACCTATCCGGACAAAACCCTTTACCCGGTTTCCAGCCAGGTCGAAGTGGATTTTTACAATCTGGTGGATGTTTACTGCGACGCGGTTTTTCATCCCCTGTTAACCAGGGAAACCTTTTACCAGGAAGGCTGGCATTTTGATCTGCCGTCTGCCGACGACCCCATCAGTATCAAGGGGATTGTCTATAACGAGATGAAGGGCGTGTTTTCGGATTTTCACAGTCACGTAGCCCGCAAAACCATGGGGGAATTCTTCCCGGACACCACTTATTACTATGAAAGTGGCGGTGAGCCGGAGCATATCACTGACCTGACGTATGAACAGTTCCGCGATTTCCACCAGTCATACTATCACCCTTCCAATGCCTTCATTTTTCTCTATGGCAACCTGCCGACCGAAAAAAGCCTGGCTTTTCTGCAGGACAATTACCTGGCGGCATTCAACCACCGGGAGGTAGATGCCGAAATCAGGCCGCAATCACACTGGTCACAGCCAAAGAAAATATCCATTACCGCCCCGGCCGCCAAAGAAGATGACGGTACGGCCAGTGTCATTCTCGCCTGGATGTTCGGACCGGGCACCGATCCCCTGAACGCCCTCCTGGGCCGGATTCTATCCCGCTACCTGGTCGGGACCCAGAGTTCTCCTTTGCGTCGAGCCCTGATTGATTCAGGCCTGGGAGAGGACCTGGACGATATGACTGGTTTTGAAACGGAGTTGATCCAGACCTTTTTTGCCGTCGGCCTGCGAAAAACCCGACCGGAACATGCCAAAAAAATCAGCCGGCTGGTCACCACCACCCTGAAAAATGAAATCAGTTCCGGCATGAATGAAAAGCTTCTCGAAGGCGCTATACGCAGAACTGAATTTCAGCTGCGGGAAATCGCCGACAGCGGCCATTACCCTTACAACCTGATGCTTGCGGACCGTTGTTACCGCTCCTGGATTTATGGCGGCGATCCCCTGGCCCACCTGCGCTTTGCGGCTCCGCTGCAACGGATCAAGGGGGAAAAATCCAAAGGAACAGCTTTCTTCTGCAATCAACTGCAAAAGTTATTGCTGGACAATCCCCACCACCTGGTATCGGTGGTCACCGCCTCGGCAAAAATGGGGGAAGAGCTGGGTGAACAAAGCAGCAGACAGGCAGCCAGGCTGACGAAAGATTTCGGCCCTCAGGAAAAGCAATTCTATCTGGAATTAACCAAAAAACTCCAACAGCAGCAGGCTACTCCGCCCAGCTCTGAAGCCCTGGCATCCCTGCCGAAGCTGGACAAAAATGACCTGCCGGCTGAAAATCAGCTGACGCCAACCGATCACATAACCCTGATCGATATTCCGTGGTACCGCCACCCTTTATTTACCGCCGGCATTGTCTACCTTGACTTAGGCTTTGAACTGAATAATCTGCCGGAAACACTCCTGCCCTACCTGCCGCTCTATACCCAGCTCATCAGCCGCTGCGGTGCCGCCAGCCTCAGCTATGAAGACATGGCCACCCGCATCTCGCTTGGCACCGGGGGAATTGGCTGTTCTCATATATGTATGCGTCACCGGGAAAAACCAGACGAGCTGGTTTTCAAGGCTTTTTTCCATGGCAAGGCCCTCCCGGAACGATTTAATGAATTGACGGATATTTTCCGCGATCTTTTCATGGAACCAAAGCTGAAAAATCCAAAGTTAATCAAAGATATTCTGCTGGAAATGCGCAATGACCTGCAGGCGGCGGTACTGGGCAGCGGCCATCATTTTGCCGTCTCCCAGGCCGCTGCCCGACTGAGTAAATCAGCCGCCATCGAAGAAAAACTCGGGGGAATTTCCCAGCTGCGGTTTCTTGATCAACTGTTGAAAAAAGGAGATTTTACCGCCATCGGCTCCCTGATGGTCAGCCTGCACCAACAACTGATCAATCGTAACGGCTGCCTGGTTTCCATGACCAATGACCAACCACAGAGGTATGAAAAGAGGCTGTCCGAACTACTGCGGGAACTGCCTGCCAGCCCGCTTGAACCGAGCCCGACCAGATTCACTCCCTCAGCAGACCGGTCAATCAGGGCGATTGAGATCAGCTCTTCGGTCAACTATGTTGCCCAATCATGGGAAATCAACGACGGATCCGCTGCGGATCTCGGCATCCTCAGCCTCCTGGCCCGCAACCTGTCAACCGGGCTTCTCTGGGATAAAATCAGGGTGGAAGGTGGCGCCTACGGCGGCATGGCCATGGTTTCGGGAGCACATCCAGTATTTTCCTGTGCCTCCTACCGTGACCCAAATCTACAGAGAACCCTGGAAACTTTTTCCACCAGCCTGAAAACCCTGGGCGCGGGAATCAGTACCACCGAAATAGACCAGAGCATTATCGGCAGCATCGGCAGCATTGATGCCCCGAAAAATCCGCACAGCAAAGGATTTGGTGAAACCATTGCCTTAGTCAGCGGCCGTTCACCCGCCTACCGCCAGCAGATCAGGGAAGCCATCCTGGGAGGAACTGCCGGCCGGTTGGGACAAAAAGCCCGACAGTTGCTGGAAGAACAGCAAACCGCCATCACTGTTTTAGGCAGCATCTCAGCTTTTAATCAGGAGGAAGCAAAAGGGATAAAACTGGAACGGCAGCCATTGCTAACCACCGATGAATAG
- a CDS encoding type II toxin-antitoxin system Phd/YefM family antitoxin: protein MQITNISEVKANLSYLIKTVQETNETIIIGKAGQPVATLSAYRKDSSPRQLGGSWEGRVKISSDFDKADEKISDTFYNSSIFPDQGEKRSRNI, encoded by the coding sequence ATGCAGATCACAAATATTTCAGAGGTCAAGGCCAATTTATCCTACCTGATAAAAACTGTTCAAGAAACGAATGAGACTATTATTATTGGTAAAGCTGGGCAACCTGTCGCCACCCTTTCAGCTTACCGGAAAGACAGCTCCCCGCGACAGTTGGGCGGCAGCTGGGAAGGGCGGGTTAAAATCTCATCGGATTTTGATAAGGCTGATGAAAAGATCAGTGATACCTTCTATAATTCTTCAATCTTTCCCGATCAGGGCGAAAAAAGAAGCCGGAACATCTAA
- a CDS encoding DUF6398 domain-containing protein, with product MKKKSKKFPKEMQEIYSSIIKITSEFSQKYLNDEFSEFIEYATAELCRKRPSPLSRGKLNIWACAITHAIGVVNFLDDSSQIPHVKDSTLYEAFGVRPSTC from the coding sequence TTGAAAAAGAAGTCAAAAAAATTCCCAAAGGAAATGCAAGAGATATATTCGTCTATCATCAAAATCACCAGTGAGTTCTCACAGAAATATCTTAATGATGAGTTTTCTGAATTTATTGAATATGCAACAGCGGAACTTTGCAGAAAACGACCATCACCTTTATCAAGAGGAAAACTGAATATATGGGCTTGCGCCATTACACATGCAATAGGTGTCGTAAATTTTTTGGACGATAGCAGCCAAATTCCGCATGTAAAAGATTCAACATTGTATGAGGCGTTTGGAGTCAGACCGAGTACATGTTAA
- a CDS encoding Zeta toxin family protein gives MKRKCYIIAGPNGAGKTTFAKEFLPAEAECLNFVNADLIALGLSPFQPEKMAIEAGRLMIRNINDCIKGNESFAFETTLSGKGYVNKIKDWKSKQYEIIIYYLRVPTVEFAIERVKLRVSQGGHNIPEHDIRRRFERSWINFQQIYKSLADSWIIFDTSANQPVIIDESES, from the coding sequence ATGAAACGTAAATGTTACATCATTGCAGGGCCAAATGGAGCAGGGAAAACAACATTTGCCAAAGAATTTCTGCCAGCTGAAGCCGAGTGTCTAAATTTTGTAAATGCTGATTTAATTGCCTTAGGTTTATCACCTTTTCAACCGGAAAAGATGGCCATAGAGGCAGGAAGGTTGATGATTCGAAATATCAACGACTGCATAAAGGGGAACGAATCATTTGCTTTTGAAACGACTCTTAGTGGTAAGGGGTATGTCAATAAGATAAAAGATTGGAAATCAAAACAATATGAAATTATCATCTATTATCTCAGAGTCCCAACGGTGGAATTTGCAATCGAACGTGTAAAATTGAGAGTATCTCAAGGAGGTCATAATATCCCGGAACACGATATCAGACGTCGATTTGAAAGAAGTTGGATTAATTTTCAACAAATATACAAATCTTTGGCTGATTCATGGATCATTTTTGACACTTCTGCAAATCAACCAGTCATTATAGATGAATCGGAGAGTTAA
- a CDS encoding type II toxin-antitoxin system VapC family toxin → MMYLIDTNICIYIMNNHPPEVIQICREVGVGNICVSSITVSELQYGACKSRQIKKNIKRLEEFLGPFEIISYDENASTYYGKIRSCLEKHGNVIGPLDMLIAAHALSENLILITNNEKEFKRIRSLKIENWVR, encoded by the coding sequence ATGATGTATTTGATTGATACAAATATTTGCATATACATCATGAATAACCATCCCCCGGAAGTTATTCAGATTTGCAGAGAAGTTGGTGTTGGTAATATTTGCGTATCATCGATAACAGTATCAGAGCTTCAATATGGTGCGTGCAAAAGCAGACAAATCAAAAAAAATATTAAGAGACTGGAGGAATTTCTTGGCCCATTTGAAATAATATCATATGATGAAAATGCATCAACTTACTATGGGAAGATTCGTTCTTGTCTCGAAAAGCATGGCAATGTGATTGGCCCTCTTGACATGCTTATAGCGGCTCACGCATTAAGTGAAAATTTGATCCTGATAACAAACAATGAAAAAGAGTTCAAAAGGATAAGATCATTAAAAATTGAAAATTGGGTAAGATAG
- the vapB gene encoding type II toxin-antitoxin system VapB family antitoxin, whose product MDTAKLFTNGQSQAVRLPKSYRFEGKEVYVKKVPEGVLLLPKDKTIWDVWERNLQKYDLPFIIERNQPETQQQREGLDDVFD is encoded by the coding sequence ATGGATACTGCTAAACTTTTTACCAACGGACAAAGTCAGGCGGTACGCTTGCCAAAATCATATCGATTTGAAGGTAAAGAAGTATATGTAAAAAAAGTACCTGAAGGAGTTCTGCTTTTACCTAAAGATAAGACGATATGGGATGTCTGGGAAAGGAATTTACAAAAATATGATTTACCGTTTATTATTGAACGGAATCAGCCTGAGACGCAACAACAACGAGAAGGTCTAGATGATGTATTTGATTGA
- the lptF gene encoding LPS export ABC transporter permease LptF produces the protein MQIIRRYLSREIMVPFLLTLTVLIFVLLLGNLYKMAEMVIARGVRLTDMLSLILAMVPYLLTMAIPMAFFFSLMVGLGRMGSDGEITAMKALGISPRDFLPPVLLMAVTCTCIVLVLEIWLVPQGLKKIKSITLDILKNKTVLALRPHALSLGIKGLGIYVDEIDQETGMIKEVVIFDQRKGKRQHTITAREGLIIPDQEQGNLFFLLRQGTIHGYETGKDSYQLTDFKEYKINLDLDALLGRAAKKRHPRTRSLNFGELRQKIQRLESQGKDASKVRNSLYKRISMSFSCLVFALIGIPLALEPARTSGRFRGLVLALFLLLTYYILFSFGQAVGEKGGTLQLPALWLANVVFAALGGFLFWKKQREIELAGGKRINLLIRRLAAFMRAG, from the coding sequence GCAGATTATCCGACGTTATCTCAGCCGGGAAATCATGGTTCCTTTTTTACTGACCCTGACGGTGCTGATTTTTGTTCTGCTGTTGGGGAACCTGTACAAAATGGCTGAAATGGTCATCGCCAGGGGCGTCAGATTGACTGATATGCTGAGTCTGATCCTGGCTATGGTTCCTTATCTACTGACCATGGCAATTCCCATGGCCTTTTTTTTCTCCCTGATGGTGGGTCTGGGAAGGATGGGTTCCGACGGCGAAATTACGGCCATGAAAGCCTTAGGCATCAGTCCCCGCGACTTCCTGCCGCCGGTACTGCTTATGGCCGTGACCTGTACCTGCATTGTCCTGGTGCTGGAAATCTGGTTGGTCCCCCAGGGCTTAAAAAAAATTAAGAGCATCACTCTTGATATTTTGAAAAATAAAACCGTACTGGCTTTGCGCCCCCATGCCCTGAGTCTGGGAATCAAGGGTTTGGGGATCTATGTGGATGAGATTGACCAGGAAACCGGGATGATCAAGGAAGTAGTGATTTTTGACCAGCGGAAGGGGAAACGGCAACATACCATAACCGCCCGGGAGGGTCTGATCATCCCTGATCAGGAGCAGGGCAATCTTTTTTTTCTGCTCCGTCAGGGAACTATCCACGGGTATGAGACCGGAAAAGACAGCTACCAGTTGACGGATTTTAAAGAATATAAAATTAACCTTGATCTGGATGCCCTGCTGGGCCGAGCCGCTAAAAAGAGGCATCCCCGCACACGTTCCCTGAACTTTGGCGAATTGCGGCAGAAAATCCAAAGACTTGAAAGCCAGGGGAAAGATGCCAGCAAGGTTCGCAACAGTCTTTATAAACGGATTTCCATGTCATTTTCATGTCTGGTTTTTGCCTTGATTGGTATTCCTCTGGCTCTGGAGCCGGCGCGTACTTCAGGACGCTTCCGCGGTCTGGTTCTTGCCTTGTTTTTACTGCTGACATATTACATATTGTTTTCTTTCGGCCAGGCTGTCGGGGAAAAAGGCGGGACTTTGCAGCTGCCGGCCCTGTGGCTGGCCAATGTTGTTTTTGCGGCCCTGGGCGGGTTTTTATTCTGGAAGAAACAACGGGAAATTGAACTGGCCGGGGGCAAAAGGATTAATCTCCTGATTCGCCGGCTGGCTGCATTCATGCGGGCAGGATGA